ACGCCACATTAGGTAGAGTATTTAACGTACTAGGCGACGTAATTGATTTGGATGAAGAGATTGATTCTTCAGTTCGTCGCGACCCAATTCATAGACAATCCCCAGCTTTTGATGAATTATCTACAAACGTAGAAATTTTAGAAACTGGTATTAAAGTAGTAGATTTATTAGCACCATACCTTAAAGGCGGTAAAATAGGACTTTTCGGTGGTGCAGGTGTAGGTAAAACAGTTTTAATTCAAGAACTCATTAATAATATTGCACAAGAACATGGTGGTATTTCTGTTTTTGCTGGTGTAGGAGAGCGTACACGTGAAGGTAACGACCTTTACTTTGAAATGAGCGACAGTGGAGTTATTAAAAAGACTGCTATGGTTTTCGGACAAATGAACGAACCACCTGGTGCACGTATGCGTGTTGCATTATCAGGACTAACTATGGCTGAGTATTTCCGTGATGAAGAAGGTAAAGATGTATTATTATTTATCGACAACATTTTCAGATTTACACAAGCCGGTTCTGAAGTATCAGCATTATTAGGTAGATTGCCTTCAGCTGTTGGTTACCAACCAACTTTAAGTACAGAAATGGGACAATTACAAGAAAGAATTACTTCAACGAATAAAGGATCTGTAACGTCTATTCAAGCGGTGTTCGTACCTGCCGACGACTATACTGACCCAGCACCAGCTAACGTTTTTGCTCACTTGGATTCTACTACTAATTTAGAACGTAAATTAACTGAAATGGGTATTTATCCAGCAGTTGATCCATTAGCTTCTACTTCTAGGGCATTGGAACCAAATATCGTAGGACAAGAGCATTACGATGTTGCACGTGAAGTACAATCAACGTTACAAAAGTATCGTGAGTTACAAGATATTATTGCTATCTTAGGTATGGACGAATTATCTGAAGAAGATAAACAAACAGTTGAACGCGCACGTCGCATTCAATTCTTCTTATCTCAAAACTTCCACGTTGCTGAACAATTTACTGGCCAAAAAGGTTCTTATGTTCCAGTTAAACGTACCGTTGCGGACTTCAAAGATATTCTTGAAGGTAAATATGACCATATTCCAGAAGATGCATTCAGACTTGTTGGAAGTATGGATGATGTAATAGAAAAAGCTAAAGATATGGGCGTTGAAGTTTAAAAAATTAGGAGGTATGGATAATGAGTACATTAAGCCTAAATATTGTCACTCCTAATGGCTCAGTTTACGATAGGGAAGATGTCGAGTTAGTTGTATTACAAACTACTGCTGGCGAGATTGGTGTCATGTATGGCCATATTCCTACCGTAGCAGCGCTAAAAACTGGATATGTCAAAATTAACTTTGATAATGGTTCAGAATTTATCGCAGTGAGTGAAGGTTTTGTTGAAATAAGACAACATAAATTATCGATTATTGTTCAAACTGCTGAAGCTGCTAAAGACATTGATGTTGAAAGAGCTCAATCAGCTAAAACAAAAGCCGAAGAGCATATAAATAGTGAACAAGATCGCGGTGATGTTCATAGAGCTGAACGTGCGCTAGAACGTGCAAATAACAGACTTTATGTATCTAGCTTAAAATAATTTCATTCAAGAGAAGTTCCAATCAGGAACTTCTCTTTTTTTGTCATTAAAATTTATAAAGATTAAATTGATAAAAATTGTGGACTTTGCATAAAATCATTGGTTAAAGTTATATTTAAAATAATCACTATATTATTTAAATGAAAAGTATCTTTTGGGGGATTTTTCGTGTAGAATACTTTAATAGAGATGAATGAGGAGAATTTAACATGGAGTATTTAGGTCAGTTTGCAATTATACATTTGATATTGCATGTCGTATGTATTTGTTTAAGTTATTGGGCACTAAATGTACTCAGATTGGACCAATTTTTTAAAAAGGGTGCACCTTTAAAGGTACAAGTATGTATGATATTTTTAGCGATATTATTAGGTACAGCCGTGAGTAATTTTATTGTAGATTTATTACAATTTTCAACACAGGTAAAATATTTGTTGCAATAATCCAAATAGTTGTTATTTAAATTTGAATATAGATATAATTATATGAAAGAAAATATTCATAAATTAAACGAGATGAAATTGTAATTTAAGTGGAGGATAAATGATGGACAAGATAGTTATAAAAAGTAGCAATAGATTAACAGGAGAAGTAAAGGCGTCAGGAGCTAAAAATGCAGTATTACCGGTATTAACTGCGTCTTTACTTGCATCGGAAGGTATAAGTCAATTACATAATGTCCCTGCACTTAGTGACGTAGAAACGATTAATAATGTAATTTCTACTTTAAACGCAGATGTAACTTATGAGAAAGATGGAGAAGCCGTAACTGTTGATGCGACTAAAGATTTATTTGAAGAAGCACCTTATGAATATGTGAGTAAAATGAGAGCAAGCATTCTAGTTATGGGACCTTTATTAGCACGTTTAGGTCATGCAAAAGTTGCTTTACCAGGAGGTTGTGCGATAGGATCTAGACCTATAGAACAACATATCAAAGGCTTTGAAGAATTAGGTGCTGATATCCATATGGATGGCGGCTTTATTTATGCTAACGCTAAAAACGGATTAAGAGGTGCGACAATACATTTAGATTTTCCAAGTGTAGGCGCAACCCAAAATATTATTATGGCTGCTTCATTAGCCAAAGGCAAAACTGTTTTAGAAAATGTAGCACGCGAACCAGAGATTGTTGATTTAGCAAACTACATTAACGAAATGGGTGGAAATGTCTTAGGCGCAGGTACAGATACAATCACAATTAATGGCGTAGATAAACTTCATGGAGTGACACATTCTATAATACCTGACCGTATAGAAGCTGGCACTTTATTAATAGCTGGTGCAATCACACGTGGAGATGTATTGGTTAAAGGTGCTATTAAAGAACATATGACAAGTTTAGTATATAAATTAGAAGAAATGGGAGTAAACCTTGAGTATTTTGATGATGCTATTCGTGTTAGCGCAGAAGGTGACTTAAAACCTGTAGACGTTAAAACATTACCACATCCCGGATTCCCTACGGATATGCAATCGCAAATGATGGCATTGTTGTTAACGGTAGAAGGTAATAAAGTTGTGACTGAAACAGTATTTGAAAATAGATTTATGCATGTAGGTGAATTCCAACGTATGAACGCTAACATTACTGTAGAAGGTAGAAGTGCAAAAATTCAAGGTAAGAGCCAACTTCAAGGCGCTCAAGTGAAAGCTACGGATTTACGTGCAGCGGCAGCCTTAATTTTAGCTGGATTAGTTGCTGAAGGAACTACGCATGTTACTGAGTTAAAACATTTAGATCGTGGTTATGTGAATTTACATGGTAAATTAAATTCGCTAGGCGCTAATATTGAAAGAGTCAACGACTAAACTAAACATAGATTATTGGAGGATTTAATAAAATGGAAACTATTTTCGATTATAATCAAATCAAACAAATCATCCCACATAGACAACCATTTTTATTAATTGATAAAGTAGTGGAATATGAAGAAGGTAAACGTTGTGTTGGTATTAAACAAGTATCCGGAAACGAACCATTTTTCAATGGGCATTTTCCAGAATATGCTGTAATGCCTGGCGTACTTATTACTGAAGCTTTAGCACAAACAGGAGCTGTAGCGATGTTAAATAACGAAGATAATAAAGGTAAACTTGCTTTATTTGCAGGGATTGATAAATGTCGTTTTAAGCACCAAGTTGTACCTGGAGATACTTTAACTTTAGAAGTAGAGATTACTAAAATTAAAGGCCCTATCGGTAAAGGTAATGCTAAAGCAACCGTAGATGGACAAGTAGCATGTAGTTGTGAATTAACATTTGCATTGCAAGACGCAAAATAACAAAAAGAGCTTAACTTTTTATAAGTTAAGCTCTTTTTGTTTGAGAATAATAATAAATTATATTTAATTTTTAATTAATGCTTATCTGATTTTTCGTCTTTCAGACGAGGTTTAGATTGCATTAATCGATTAAATGAAGTTTTAAGTTCGTCGCCAGTTAGGCCTTCATCAACTAATTGTTCTAATAAACTTTCAGCATACACTTGTCTCAAAGTATAAATATGACATTCTAAAACTACTGAAATTGACCCATTTAATTTCGTGATATGTTTAATAGTCGCATCAAATAAAGCTGGATCATTTGATGGGCGTGTAATGACTACGCGAATATCTAACAAAGTTTCATTATCCATATAAGATTTCATTGTGTCGTAGTGATAATCTGGAATGACAAGCTCTAATAACCATCCAGTACCGCTATTTTCTTTATTAATAATTACGCCATCTTCCAATTCGTATTCAGTTACGCCACCGTTTTCTGAAACAATTTGGAATCTGACAGCTTTAAATGTTTTCATTGCCTCACATCCATTAAACAAATTTAACTTTTACAATAAATAAGATTATGTAGTTATTATAACGTAAATTCAATTTGATAAGCCAATTTTTATAAAATATAGTAGTCTATTTTTCTTTCGTTTACAAAAAACGGCATTTTGACGTTGAGCGTTAATGTAACTAAGATATAACTACAAGGAGGTGAAACATGATAAATAATATAGTTGTCGTAGGACGACTAACACAAGATCCACAATTTTATAGTAAAGAAACAATAGATTATGCAACACTTTGTCTCGCGGTAGATAGGCCATATAAACGTAAGCCTGAACAGCAAAATTGTGATTTTTTATATTGTAAGGCTTTTGGTAATCATGCTAAAAATATCCACCAATATTTATTAAAAGGAGCACTCGTAGGCATTACTGGACATATGCGATCTTCTAAATATGAAAAAGACGGCCAAATGCATTATGGAACAGAAATCATTATCGAAACAATTAAATTTATGTCTCCTAAAGAAAAGCATCATCAAAATCAAAACGTAGAACTATATGATAAAGAAACTGCTGATTTAATATTCTCCTTGAATTAATCTATTTAATTTAAATGATTTATCCTCAATTTCAAACACATTGTTAAACTAACCATCATTTTATTAACCATCATATTAAACTCATCAAATCCTATTATTAATTATACTTGGCAAAGGCTATTGCTTATTTAAAATTAAATATAGCAATAGCTTTAATTATCGTTGTTTAAGTTGGAACTGAGGCTAAACTATATACAGAAAAATCAGATTTATTACGTCAAAATTACAACTAAAATAAAGTACTGTATATTTTCAAAACTGTCATGAGCGAAAATTTGAACTTTTAAAGTTTTTGATTTCTCCTAAATTGTTGTAATAGCGTTGTAAAAAATGCTCCTTTTTTTTTATTTCACTGTAACCTACAGTATTTTTATGAATGTTAGAGTAGTATTTGCGAAATGATGATAAAACTAATTATCTTATTAGGAGGATTTTTTAATTATGAAAAAAACATTACTTACTTCAACTATAGCATTAGGATTAGGCGTAACAGGCTTAGCAACAGGACATCATGCAAATGCAGCTGAAACAACAGGAGCAAACCATGCTCATTTAGCACATTTAGCACAAAATAATCCATCTGAATTAAATGCAAAACCTGTTCAAGAAGGTTCTTATAATATAAACTTTGACCAAAATAATACTAATTATCAATTTTCTTCAAATGGTCAAAACTGGTCTTGGAGTTATAATAAAGATGCTGGTAATGCTCAACAAGCTCAACCACAACAAAGTGGAGAAGCTCAACAACAAGAGCAACCACAACAAGGTGGAGAAGCTCAACAACAAGAGCAACCACAACAAAGTGGACAAGCTCAACAACAAGAACAATCACAACAAAGCGCTCAAACTCAACAACAAGAACAACCTAAACAACAACAAGCACCTCAAAATGAGCAAACTCAACAGCCACAACAAGAATCTACTTCAAGCTCAAACGATTCAAGTTCAAGTGATGACAGCGGTTCTTCAGTAAATGTTAACAGTCACTTAAAACAAATCGCTCAACGTGAATCTGGTGGCGACATTCATGCAACAAATGCATCAACTGGTGCATCAGGTAAATATCAATTCTTACAAACTACATGGGACTCAGTAGCACCTTCTCAATATCAAGGTCAACCAGCTTCATCTGCACCTGAATCAGTACAAGATAAAGCTGCAATGAAATTATACAATACTGAAGGTGCTTCACAATGGGTAACTGCATAATTTACCTATAAATTAAAAAATATGATTTAATAATATTAAGCGTTGCCTAATTAAAGGTAGCGCTTTTTTCTTGATTTTTTGCAAATTTCAAGGCTATTTGTTATCTTTAGTAAGAAAACATTATAATAAAACTACTAGGGGAGCCATTGGCTGAGATGATGTAAATCAGACCCTTAGGACCTGATTTGGTTAATACCAACGTAGGAAAGTAGTCTACATGTGCTTAATTTTTAATTTCGCCTAGTTAGGACTACATTCTTACGAGGAATGTAGTTTTTTTTATTAGGAGGAACTTTAGCAATGACATTTTCACAAGAGTTAAGAACAGCAGCTAAACCCATTTTAGCAAATATATATAATGATAATTTCATTCAACACATGCTAGCTGGAGATTTATCAGCCGAAGCAGCAAGATTTTACTTAAGAGCTGACGCATCGTATCTTAAAGAATTTGCAAACATCTATGCATTACTTATACCTAAAGTAAATACTATGGAAGATGTAAAATTTTTAGTAGAACAAATACAATTTATTGTAGATGGTGAAGTTGAAGCCCACGAGATAATAGCTAATTATATTGGAGAAGATTATGAAGAAATAGTGCAAGAGAAAGTATGGCCACCAAGTGGTGATCATTACATTAAACATATGTATTATAATGCATTTGTTAAAGAAAATGCTGCACACACAATAGCAGCAATGGCACCTTGCCCTTATGTATATCAGTATATCGCACGCCAAGCTTTAAAAGATGAAAGTTTAAACAAAAATTGCATATTAGCAAAATGGTTTGAATTTTATAGTACAGAAATGGAAGAACTCGTAAATGTTTTTGATAAATTATTAGATAAATTAACAGAAAATGTATCACAACAAGAACGAGATAGTATTAAAGAAAGTTATTTACAAAGTACTGTTCATGAACAAAACTTTTTTAATATGGCATATATTCAAGAATCATGGGATTTTGGAGGTAAATAAATATGAAAAAACCTAAGATAGCGTTAACGATTGCAGGAACCGACCCAACGGGAGGCGCTGGTGTTATGGCAGACTTAAAATCATTTCATGCCTGTGGTGTATATGGCATGGCAGCTATAACGAGTATCGTGGCGCAAAATACAAAAGGCGTTCAACATATTCACAATTTGACTCCACAATGGTTGGAAGAACAGTTAGATAGTGTATATGATGACGAATTACCTCAAGCTTTAAAAACAGGTATGATTGCGTCTAAAGCGATGATGGAATTAATACAATCATATATATCCAAACACCCAGAAATTCCATATGTAATTGACCCAGTAATGCTTGCTAAAAGTGGTGATTCACTAATGGATGACGAAGGTAAAAACAATTTGAAATCTATTTTATTACCACTTGCTACTGTAGCTACGCCTAATATTCCTGAGGCAGAAGAAATTACAGGATTAACAATTAAAAATGAAACTGATGTATACAAAGCTGGACATATTTTTATAAATGAAATAGGTAGTAAAGGCGTTGTTATTAAAGGTGGTCATGCTAATGATGATGAACAAAATTCTACAGATTATTTATTTATAAAAGATGAAGTTTACAAATTTACAGAACCACGTTTTGATACGCCTCATACACATGGGACAGGTTGCACATTTTCAGCTGTTATTACTGCTGAATTAGCAAAAGGGAAAACAATATATGATGCAGTACAAAAAGCGAAGAAATTTATTTCTATGAGCATACAATATACACCTGAAATTGGTGAAGGACGGGGTCCAGTGAATCACTTTGCTTATATGAAAAAGGAGGGCTTAGATGATGAATAACTTGGATACTATTCGTCAACAAAATCCTTTAGTCGTATGTTATACGAACGATGTTGTGAAAAACTTTACTGCGAATGGGCTGTTAAGCTTAGGAGCTAGTCCGGCGATGAGCGAAGCACCAGAAGAAGCCGAAGATTTCTTTAAAGTTGCATCGGCATTGTTAATTAATATAGGTACACTTAACAAGGCACAAAGTCAAGATATGTTGAAAATAGCGCATATCGCTAATAAGTCAGAGGTACCCCTAGTCTTTGACCCGGTTGCAGTAGGCGCTTCTAATTTTAGAAAGTCATTTTGTCAACAGTTTTTGTCAAAAATTGATGTAGCCGTCATCAAAGGTAATGCATCAGAAATATTAGCATTAATAGATGAAGGAGCTACTATGAAAGGCACAGATAGTGACGATGATTTACATGTGTTAGATATTGCGCAACGTGCACAAAAAAAATATAATACGACCATAGTCATTACAGGCAAAGAAGATATTATTGCCCAAGAAAATAAAATAGTGAAGTTATCCAACGGCTCATCATTTTTAGCTAAGATTACTGGTGCTGGTTGTTTGTTAGGTGGCGTTATCGCTAGTTTTTTAAATAAACGTTTATCACCAGATATCTATAATGTGATAGAAGCAGTATCAATTTACAACATTGCAGCTGAACAAGCAGAAGATGAAGTAATAGCACAGGGGCCAGGAACATTTTTAACGCGCTTTATTGATAAATTATACAGTATTGATCATTCAGACTATATAAAGCTAAGTCAAATTGAAGAGGTGTAAACAATGTTTCAGCCAGGCGATTTAAGACTATATTTTATTTGTGGAACACAAGATTTAAGCGATAATCGTAATATCTTGGATGTTGTACAAGAAGCACTAGATGCAGGTATTACAATGTTTCAATTCAGAGAAAAAGGTGAAGGTGCATTAATTGGTTCTGACAAAGAGCAACTCGCTGTAAAGTTACAAAATTTATGTCGTTCTTATGATGTACCATTTATAGTAAATGATGACGTTTCATTGGCGTTGGCAATAGATGCAGATGGAATTCATGTTGGACAAGACGATGAAAATATAGATAAATTTATTCATCAATTTAAACATAAAATCATAGGATTAAGTGTTGGCAATTTAGATGAATATCATAATTCGGATTTATCACATGTTGATTATATAGGCGTGGGCCCGATGTTCCCAACATTTTCCAAAGAGGATGCTAATGAACCTGTAGGACCTGAAATGATTATTCAACTCAGAGAAAAAGAAAAATTAAAAGATTTTCCAATGGTTGGTATTGGTGGCATTTCATTACAAAATTATAAAGAAGTAATGAAAGCTAAAGCGAACGGGGTTTCAGTGATTTCAGCTATAGCTAAAAGCAACAATATAAAAAGTACAGTTCGACAATTTTTACAATATATTGATTAATAGTGAAAATATTATGTTTTTGATTTTCACTTATACTCTAATATGATAAAATGATTTTTGTGTGAATATATCATTAGAGGTGGAAAAATGAAGAAAAAAGCGCTATTACCTTTACTTTTGGGAGTAATGGTCTTTCTAGCAGGATGTGACTACTCTAAACCGAGCAACAGAAATGGTTTCTTCTTTAATACATTTGTTGAACCGATGGATAAATTGATACATTGGTTAGGGACGAATTTTAATAATGATTATGGTTTAGCAATTATTGTAATTGTTGTAGCTATTCGTTTAGTTTTATTACCATTCATGTTATCAAATTATAGAAATAGTCATATGATGCGTGAGAAAATGAAGGTGGCTAAGCCTGATATCGATGCAGTTCAAGAAAAGGTTAAACGTTCTCGTACTCAAGAAGAGAAAATGGCTGCCAACCAAGAAATGATGGAAGTTTATAAAAAGTATGATATGAATCCAATGAAAAGTATGTTGGGTTGTTTACCAGTTCTAATCCAAATGCCAGTAATTATGGGATTATATTTTGTCTTGAAGTTCCCATCAGGTGGCGGATTTACTGATCATCCTAATTTCTTATGGTTTGATTTATCAAAACCAGACATTTGGATAACAGTTATCGCTGGTATTTTATACTTCTTACAAGCATATGTATCAAGTTTAAGCATGCCGAATGAACAGCGTCAAATGGGTTACATGATGATGGTTATTTCTCCAATCATGATTGTGTGGATTTCATTAAGTTCAGCTTCAGCTCTGGGTCTATACTGGTCAGTCAGTGCCGCGTTCTTAATTGTCCAAACACATTTAGCAAACATGTATTATTCAAGAGTTGCTAAAAGAGAAGTAGCTCCAATGTTAGAATCTATGAAAAATGACAACAGTAGCGATGGCAATAAAGCTAAAAATACACAAGTTGTATCTAAAAAAGGTAAGAAAAAATAATACTTTCGTTATAAAAAACGTCTTTCAAATAATTGAAAGACGTTTTTTATATTAAATTGATGACTCCCATTCATAAAAAAATTGTTGTACAAATTGTTGCATAAAATTATGTCTTTCTTTAGCTAGTGTCATTGCAGTTTTAGTATGCATTAAATCTTTTAAGTTAAATAATTTTTCATAAAAATGCTTGATCGCAGAAGGTGATAAATCATTTAAATTTACCGTACCATTTATTAAGGACGGGAAGTCAACTTCATTACTCCACATAGGCTCATTAAACGCACCAGCAAACTGAAAAGTTCTAGCAATTCCAATAGCGCCTAAAGCGTCTAATCTATCAGCATCACGAACTATTTGGCCTTCTTTTGTTAGCATCGTAGTATGAGTTTGAGCATGGTTATAGCTTATATTGTTTATAATATGTAAAATTGCTTCACATTCATTTTTTTCAATTTCTAGCGAAGCTAAAAATGTGCGAAGATTTTTAGCTGCTTCATCAATGTTTGTTAACTTAGAATCAACCGTATCATGTAGAAGGCAAGCCATGTTTATTATAAAAGTATTAACAGGTTGTTCTCGGTCTGCAATATATAGTGCTAACCGTTCGACTCTGTGAATATGTGCAATATCATGACCAGAATAATCATTTCTATGAAATTTGGTCATAAACGTGCGTGCTCTTTTTAGTTTTTCTTTTTGCTTCATACATACTTCACCTCATTAATTTATAAAATAGGAGACAGTAATCGGGAGATGCCCTCTTTAAACTTAATCCATAAGCTACGTTGCGCGTATATTTCTTTCGTTAGTCTATAAGATACTAATAAGTCTTTTTCAAATGCATGGCGTAATTGTTTAGCGAGTGATGTATCATACATAAATGCATTAATTTCAAAATTTAATGCAAAACTTCTATGGTCCATATTCGTTGTCCCGACACTGGCAACTTCGTCATCGATAACGACACACTTAGAATGTAAAAATCCATCTCTATAATGAAATATATTGACGCCAGCATCTAATAAACTCGCAACATTATTATAAGTTGCCCAATAGACAAAAGGATGGTCCGGTTTATCTGGAATCATTACATTGACATTAACTCCACCTAACGCAGCTATTTTAACTGCATCTAAAAATGCTTGGTCAGGAATAAAATAAGGTGTTTGTATGAAGATACTTTTTTTGGCAGATGCAATCATTTTTAAATAACCATATTTAATTTGTTCCCACTCTTCATCTGGGCCACTTGATGCAATTTGAATACCTATATTACCTTCATAATTCACATCAGGGAAATAACGATCTTGGTAGCTTAGATTAGAACGTGTAGACTGAGCGTTCCAATCCAACATAAAGCGTAATTGTAATGCGTTGACAGCATCACCTACAATACGCAAATGTGTATCTCTCCAGTAACCAAATTTCTTTTTAAGTCC
The genomic region above belongs to Staphylococcus durrellii and contains:
- the atpD gene encoding F0F1 ATP synthase subunit beta, which translates into the protein MGVGRVTQIMGPVVDVRFEHNEVPEINNALVLDVENGEETTSLTLEVAIQLGDDVVRTIAMDGTEGVKRGTEVKDTGRSISVPVGDATLGRVFNVLGDVIDLDEEIDSSVRRDPIHRQSPAFDELSTNVEILETGIKVVDLLAPYLKGGKIGLFGGAGVGKTVLIQELINNIAQEHGGISVFAGVGERTREGNDLYFEMSDSGVIKKTAMVFGQMNEPPGARMRVALSGLTMAEYFRDEEGKDVLLFIDNIFRFTQAGSEVSALLGRLPSAVGYQPTLSTEMGQLQERITSTNKGSVTSIQAVFVPADDYTDPAPANVFAHLDSTTNLERKLTEMGIYPAVDPLASTSRALEPNIVGQEHYDVAREVQSTLQKYRELQDIIAILGMDELSEEDKQTVERARRIQFFLSQNFHVAEQFTGQKGSYVPVKRTVADFKDILEGKYDHIPEDAFRLVGSMDDVIEKAKDMGVEV
- a CDS encoding F0F1 ATP synthase subunit epsilon, producing the protein MSTLSLNIVTPNGSVYDREDVELVVLQTTAGEIGVMYGHIPTVAALKTGYVKINFDNGSEFIAVSEGFVEIRQHKLSIIVQTAEAAKDIDVERAQSAKTKAEEHINSEQDRGDVHRAERALERANNRLYVSSLK
- a CDS encoding DUF1146 family protein, with amino-acid sequence MEYLGQFAIIHLILHVVCICLSYWALNVLRLDQFFKKGAPLKVQVCMIFLAILLGTAVSNFIVDLLQFSTQVKYLLQ
- the murA gene encoding UDP-N-acetylglucosamine 1-carboxyvinyltransferase, translating into MDKIVIKSSNRLTGEVKASGAKNAVLPVLTASLLASEGISQLHNVPALSDVETINNVISTLNADVTYEKDGEAVTVDATKDLFEEAPYEYVSKMRASILVMGPLLARLGHAKVALPGGCAIGSRPIEQHIKGFEELGADIHMDGGFIYANAKNGLRGATIHLDFPSVGATQNIIMAASLAKGKTVLENVAREPEIVDLANYINEMGGNVLGAGTDTITINGVDKLHGVTHSIIPDRIEAGTLLIAGAITRGDVLVKGAIKEHMTSLVYKLEEMGVNLEYFDDAIRVSAEGDLKPVDVKTLPHPGFPTDMQSQMMALLLTVEGNKVVTETVFENRFMHVGEFQRMNANITVEGRSAKIQGKSQLQGAQVKATDLRAAAALILAGLVAEGTTHVTELKHLDRGYVNLHGKLNSLGANIERVND
- the fabZ gene encoding 3-hydroxyacyl-ACP dehydratase FabZ; the protein is METIFDYNQIKQIIPHRQPFLLIDKVVEYEEGKRCVGIKQVSGNEPFFNGHFPEYAVMPGVLITEALAQTGAVAMLNNEDNKGKLALFAGIDKCRFKHQVVPGDTLTLEVEITKIKGPIGKGNAKATVDGQVACSCELTFALQDAK
- a CDS encoding YwpF-like family protein, giving the protein MKTFKAVRFQIVSENGGVTEYELEDGVIINKENSGTGWLLELVIPDYHYDTMKSYMDNETLLDIRVVITRPSNDPALFDATIKHITKLNGSISVVLECHIYTLRQVYAESLLEQLVDEGLTGDELKTSFNRLMQSKPRLKDEKSDKH
- a CDS encoding single-stranded DNA-binding protein — encoded protein: MINNIVVVGRLTQDPQFYSKETIDYATLCLAVDRPYKRKPEQQNCDFLYCKAFGNHAKNIHQYLLKGALVGITGHMRSSKYEKDGQMHYGTEIIIETIKFMSPKEKHHQNQNVELYDKETADLIFSLN
- a CDS encoding transglycosylase family protein — protein: MKKTLLTSTIALGLGVTGLATGHHANAAETTGANHAHLAHLAQNNPSELNAKPVQEGSYNINFDQNNTNYQFSSNGQNWSWSYNKDAGNAQQAQPQQSGEAQQQEQPQQGGEAQQQEQPQQSGQAQQQEQSQQSAQTQQQEQPKQQQAPQNEQTQQPQQESTSSSNDSSSSDDSGSSVNVNSHLKQIAQRESGGDIHATNASTGASGKYQFLQTTWDSVAPSQYQGQPASSAPESVQDKAAMKLYNTEGASQWVTA
- the tenA gene encoding thiaminase II codes for the protein MTFSQELRTAAKPILANIYNDNFIQHMLAGDLSAEAARFYLRADASYLKEFANIYALLIPKVNTMEDVKFLVEQIQFIVDGEVEAHEIIANYIGEDYEEIVQEKVWPPSGDHYIKHMYYNAFVKENAAHTIAAMAPCPYVYQYIARQALKDESLNKNCILAKWFEFYSTEMEELVNVFDKLLDKLTENVSQQERDSIKESYLQSTVHEQNFFNMAYIQESWDFGGK
- the thiD gene encoding bifunctional hydroxymethylpyrimidine kinase/phosphomethylpyrimidine kinase, whose protein sequence is MKKPKIALTIAGTDPTGGAGVMADLKSFHACGVYGMAAITSIVAQNTKGVQHIHNLTPQWLEEQLDSVYDDELPQALKTGMIASKAMMELIQSYISKHPEIPYVIDPVMLAKSGDSLMDDEGKNNLKSILLPLATVATPNIPEAEEITGLTIKNETDVYKAGHIFINEIGSKGVVIKGGHANDDEQNSTDYLFIKDEVYKFTEPRFDTPHTHGTGCTFSAVITAELAKGKTIYDAVQKAKKFISMSIQYTPEIGEGRGPVNHFAYMKKEGLDDE
- the thiM gene encoding hydroxyethylthiazole kinase; the encoded protein is MNNLDTIRQQNPLVVCYTNDVVKNFTANGLLSLGASPAMSEAPEEAEDFFKVASALLINIGTLNKAQSQDMLKIAHIANKSEVPLVFDPVAVGASNFRKSFCQQFLSKIDVAVIKGNASEILALIDEGATMKGTDSDDDLHVLDIAQRAQKKYNTTIVITGKEDIIAQENKIVKLSNGSSFLAKITGAGCLLGGVIASFLNKRLSPDIYNVIEAVSIYNIAAEQAEDEVIAQGPGTFLTRFIDKLYSIDHSDYIKLSQIEEV
- the thiE gene encoding thiamine phosphate synthase; translation: MFQPGDLRLYFICGTQDLSDNRNILDVVQEALDAGITMFQFREKGEGALIGSDKEQLAVKLQNLCRSYDVPFIVNDDVSLALAIDADGIHVGQDDENIDKFIHQFKHKIIGLSVGNLDEYHNSDLSHVDYIGVGPMFPTFSKEDANEPVGPEMIIQLREKEKLKDFPMVGIGGISLQNYKEVMKAKANGVSVISAIAKSNNIKSTVRQFLQYID
- the yidC gene encoding membrane protein insertase YidC, translating into MKKKALLPLLLGVMVFLAGCDYSKPSNRNGFFFNTFVEPMDKLIHWLGTNFNNDYGLAIIVIVVAIRLVLLPFMLSNYRNSHMMREKMKVAKPDIDAVQEKVKRSRTQEEKMAANQEMMEVYKKYDMNPMKSMLGCLPVLIQMPVIMGLYFVLKFPSGGGFTDHPNFLWFDLSKPDIWITVIAGILYFLQAYVSSLSMPNEQRQMGYMMMVISPIMIVWISLSSASALGLYWSVSAAFLIVQTHLANMYYSRVAKREVAPMLESMKNDNSSDGNKAKNTQVVSKKGKKK